DNA sequence from the Lycium barbarum isolate Lr01 chromosome 5, ASM1917538v2, whole genome shotgun sequence genome:
GGCCATTGTTTGAGTAGTATATGGATGTTGCAGGTTCATGAAGTGACCATACTTACTTAGTCTGTCCACAACAACCAAATGACATCTTTACCATTAGACTTAGGCAGCCCCTCAATGAAATCTAAGCATATATCAGTCCAAACTCCATCAGGAATAGGAAGTGGCTGTAACAAACCAGGAGAAGCAGCCGCATCATATTTGTGTCTTTGGCACACATCACACTTGTTAATGAATTCTCTAACATCTGTAGCAAGTGATTTCCAATAGAAAAGAGATTGCAACCTCTTTAGAGTCGAATCCATACCAGAATGCCCTGCTTGAGTAATAGAATGCCATAGATCAATGATAGTTGTCCTCAGCTGATGATCAGCACCAACCACCAGTCTGCCCTTCCACCTCAGTTGACCATTACACCAAGTAAAGGACTTAAAACGTTGAATCTGTAGTCTAGTAATCAAATCCTGCAGACTGGCATCAGCTgtccatgtgtccttgatttgaTCATACAAGgaatcatttggagacaatagTGAAATAGCCAGCAACTCAGAATCAGGTTTCCTAGATAATGCATCTGCAGCCTTATTCTCAACACCCTTTTTATACTCAATAGAGAAATCAAAAGCCATGAGTTTGGAAATGCCAGCAATCTGAAAGTCAGTATGGATATGTTGTTCCAACAAGTACTTCAGTGCTTTTTGGTCAGTTTTAACAATAAATGGGCTACCCAACAAGTAATGTGACCATTTAGTAACAGAAAAGATGAGAGCTAATAACTCTCTATCATAAACAGACATAGCTTGATGTCTAGGTGCCAAAGATTTGCTGATATAGGCTATAGGATGCCCTTGCTGCATCAAGACAGCTCCTATACCTTTACCACTAGCATCAGTCTCCACTAAGAAGGGTTTTGAGAAGTCAGACATTGCTAGTACAGGAGCAGAAACTAATGCTTGTTTCAGCTTCTCAAATGCTGCAGTAGCTTCAGAATTCCAAGTGAAACCCTCCTTCTTAAGTAACTCATGTAAGGGTTTGCATATAGCACCAAAACCTTggataaatcttctataatatccagcAAGCCCCAGAAAACCCCTCAACTGTTTAATGTTACTGGGAATAGGCCATTGTTGCACTGCTATGATCTTTTCAGGATCTGTTGACACACCCTCTCTACAGATAAAATGACCCAAATATTCCACCTtaggcactccaaatgcacacTTAGACATTTTGGCATACAATTGGAACCTCTTCATGATATCAAACACAGTTCTAACATGCTCAACATGCTCAGTCATACTCTTAATGTATATGAGTATGTCATCAAAGAAAACCAGCACTGTTTTCCTCAATAATGGTCTAAAAACTGAATTCATAAGGTTTTGAAATGAAGATGGGGCATTGGTTAAGCCAAATGGCATAACTAGAAATTCATAATGGCCTTCGTGTGTTTTAAAAGCTGTTTTATGACAATCTTCTTCAGACATTCTTAACTGGTGATAACCAGCTCTAAGATCAATCTTAGAGAACACCACTGCACCCCCTaatttatccaacaagtcctctATAATAGGTATAGGAGACTTATCTTTTATAGTCAACTGGTTCAATTCCCTATAGTCAACACATAACCTCCACCTTCCATCCTTCTTACCAACCAACACAACTGGTGATGCATAAGGGCTGGTACTATGCTGTATAACACCTTGATCAAGCATCTCTTGTACCAATTTCTCTATGATATATTTCTTGACACCAGGATATCTGTAAGGTCTTTTGTTTACAGGATTTGCAGCTTCAACCAAGGGTATCCTATGATCAAAAAAACCTTTGTGGGGTGGTAAAGTAGTAGGTAATGCAAAAATACTATCATATTGTTCAATCAAACCAAATAGTTCAGGAGCAATTGAATCACCTTGATCAGCCTGAATATTATGACATTAGATGTCTTCATCTTCCCCGGATGTTAATGTCAACATAAAGAACTGAGTGTCCCCTCCCTCAATTCTATTCACTGCTTTAGCATTAGTGGATTTCAGTTGACTACTAGCCCCTCTTAAGACATGTTTCTTGCCTTGATACCTAAATTCAATAGTTCTATTCTTGAAATCAAACAGTATCCTCCCTAATGTGTTTAACCATTGTacacctaagacaatatccacaTTGCCTAATGGTAATAACAAGAAGTCAGAACTGAATGTAGTACCTTGCAAAAGCCATTGAAAATTTCTGCAAACTGAAGCTGTTTGCACCTTCCTTCCATCAGTAACACTGACAGACTGTGCCATTATAGCAGTTGCTTTACACCCCAACTTCTTAGCCATATCCTGGTCAATGAAATTATGGGTGCTTCCTGTATCAATAAGGACTTGTAAATGTCTCTTTTCATGGTAACCAGTTACCCTGATAGTTTGGTAACCTGTTACTCCAGAAAAGGCCTGTAATGAAATGGTCATGAATTCATCTATCCCTTCAAGAAATTCTTGACCAACTTCCTCTACTGATTCTTCAAGAACTGAATCCCCTTCAACTATATCCACCATAAAGATTTGCTTGTTGGAATTACATTTTTGCCCTGGCACATACTTCTCATCACAG
Encoded proteins:
- the LOC132639710 gene encoding uncharacterized protein LOC132639710, yielding MATYLRPLVSDSDKRKTNGVSWQWLINEGMHAGNRSVVLINEAFVRAQQEVGDLKGQLDAQSRETEKYLHLLRVKEDELNQAVVLSNLRPELDATKDENSRLKGELAEMVEYNRSLEADKIGLSRDNAQFSSRLDELETTLSQLREKLDLVKSDAASLTERNRLLESERAQYKERMRVFEEKAEQRAQICDDLKTELKETADANDALKAELECQVEDLKEMDNLMICSSPRLHCVHQLVSELSILGSETMTRSNKIVTRSKNQEKPSEEMEDKLSQIQDQLQKLMEGMTSMNNRNLQADRELVKLRTTINNIRGKEQEVARAESSSVDRNCPVEAQTEIRPKENGHTHNGNFFTRYSRLEFPKNSGHDLRTWLYKVDQFFAMDEVPFDQRVKVTSMHLEGEAIAWHRSYVRSRNSVLEPTWTEYVLALNERFGEEFEDHMESLKNLNQTGSVKEYQAESDRLLAMVSLSKENTISCFLGGLKPEVNKVPKTLMQAYKIARLQVEVFEAQAKTWGLKSVAKPALGPLLPTPNQFKTQNFQKSFVPNSTVRKPHEVQQGRPNRIPGRRLTATEMDEKRAKGLCFFCDEKYVPGQKCNSNKQIFMVDIVEGDSVLEESVEEVGQEFLEGIDEFMTISLQAFSGVTGYQTIRVTGYHEKRHLQVLIDTGSTHNFIDQDMAKKLGCKATAIMAQSVSVTDGRKVQTASVCRNFQWLLQGTTFSSDFLLLPLGNVDIVLGVQWLNTLGRILFDFKNRTIEFRYQGKKHVLRGASSQLKSTNAKAADQGDSIAPELFGLIEQYDSIFALPTTLPPHKGFFDHRIPLVEAANPVNKRPYRYPGVKKYIIEKLVQEMLDQGVIQHSTSPYASPVVLVGKKDGRWRLCVDYRELNQLTIKDKSPIPIIEDLLDKLGGAVVFSKIDLRAGYHQLRMSEEDCHKTAFKTHEGHYEFLVMPFGLTNAPSSFQNLMNSVFRPLLRKTVLVFFDDILIYIKSMTEHVEHVRTVFDIMKRFQLYAKMSKCAFGVPKVEYLGHFICREGVSTDPEKIIAVQQWPIPSNIKQLRGFLGLAGYYRRFIQGFGAICKPLHELLKKEGFTWNSEATAAFEKLKQALVSAPVLAMSDFSKPFLVETDASGKGIGAVLMQQGHPIAYISKSLAPRHQAMSVYDRELLALIFSVTKWSHYLLGSPFIVKTDQKALKYLLEQHIHTDFQIAGISKLMAFDFSIEYKKGVENKAADALSRKPDSELLAISLLSPNDSLYDQIKDTWTADASLQDLITRLQIQRFKSFTWCNGQLRWKGRLVVGADHQLRTTIIDLWHSITQAGHSGMDSTLKRLQSLFYWKSLATDVREFINKCDVCQRHKYDAAASPGLLQPLPIPDGVWTDICLDFIEGLPKSNGKDVIWLLWTD